CAATGTTGAAGATTTGAAAGAATATGTTATTATGCCCTTCTTTTTCTCAACTTGCTTGTACGCATTATATAGCTTCTTCAAATTACATTCATATccatctttgatttttttcttttatcattcGGTGAggagttgttttttttttattcatcgaTAGAATTATCAAAAATACAATAACATGTGACTCCTCAACAAGCTGAGAGAGTCAgtctaaaaaaaatgatgatactGCAAAAATAGTCTCAATTATAGTAACAACGTATTAAAAAAAGCTATCACCCAAATAAATCTATCATCATTAAAAGAAGAACTTATGATTTCATGAAATAATGATAGTCTATCATTTTAGCAATTGTGAGAAGATTTGATTTTATACATTCGGTCGAATAATAGCTAGCGCACATACTATTTAAACTATAGCTTATTGTCTCCATCCTGAGAAAATAATCTCTAATTATAACCCctttttttgttaataataCGCCATTTTCATTATAAAAGTTGgtgcataattatttttttaccaattatttttaaagtttttagcTCGTCTTCCGCATACTATCATTTTATTAATTGctgatgatttttttattaatttaatattttaatttattttaattcaatatacaaatttcaaatattttattttatctttctgGATTTTTATAGATATATTTGCTCATCTTAAAtcgattatattttaaaaaaaatatattgatgtggatattttaactagaataataaatttattatttttgatgcTATCAATCATACGCATTCGAAGATTAAAATAGTTGACTTTTAGTTTGAAATATTCGCTGCTGTTTGAAAAGCTccattttggagctttttgccaacagctgatagttgttttagttgttttagttatttataCAAAATTACCTCtacttgaatatttttttttataatatataaaataatgtaaattattttttaatcctaattgtttataaattatataaggttattttatttatattaaaacaattataatttaataatttttaaaaataaattataaatttatcaaaaaaagtctctaaataaatttaaactaaatattgcctcttataaaaaaataattattaatatttttattaaatattatataatataatatatttatagtttaataaataaaaacaaaaaaatattgcCTTTatggtcattttatatataaacagcaaCAAATAGTCAAATCTTACCAAACACGTATAGTCTACCAGCTATCAGCTATCAGCCAACAGCTAACACTTAACAACTATCAGCAACAGCTACCAGCTAtaagaaacagctgaaccaaacaggccCTTCATTAAATGAAATGGACAGACTGTCGTGTTGTATATTCAAAAATCTTTATCCAGGAAGCCGAagtataaattgaaaattttcattgattatttaattttattttttgtacttcttgaatagattttttttacttaattttaatcaagaatatagttttatttttctactaaggaaatattatttattagtattgTCAGAAATCATTCTGGTGAGTAATTTAATTCttttgagtttaaattttcttcacatttatatgaaaatatgaaaaaatcaaataagtttgACTTATAGCCGACTATAACGTAATTAAATTGGGACAAGGAATGTATATTAATATTGTTTTCTTGGAACATTAGAATAACCTACACAAACCCATAGTTGAAACATTAATgttatttataaaatcaaatttgtgTAGTTAAATTGGTTAATCAATCAAAGGCTAATAATGCTGTTAATTATTCTGCGAGAGAGAAGAACAACAAAATGGTGAAAATGtacatttatatttctttttgaaGAATTATTCATTCCGTTCCATTTTATTAACATTACAGTTTAAAAAAGACATACCTTACTTTctctacattttttttttcattttttttaataattaatgatatttgttgtttttgtcagattattgaaattttgaaaGGTTCTGTTGTATTACATTGTAGAAGAACAGTACATAAAAGAAGTATTGTCATGTATATCTTTTAAtatcttaataaaatttattattttgaaaattctaTTTAGTTAGTAATTTTCTAAAggctaaattatttttaaattcaaacctttacattttttattaattacaattaaattatttaatatttataattatgttcaatttaaacgtttttattttaaattatattccaaattttaaattttattttttgaattcaaaCTTTTACGTTTTGTATAAACTGCGAGCAAACTTTTGTAATAACTCTTTTTCAAAGTtagacaatatttttaaaatttgatcgtaattgataaaagatccaaaaaattcttaaatgaaatttaaagtctTGGATACAATTGCAAAAAGAACTTttcaaatttgacaaattgaagaaaactaaaaaatttggttcataattaataaaatatataaagatttgaatttaaaaatagttgtgCCTTTTGTAATTTATGTTCaattaaagaaattataaataaaaaaattatgaatatcattaaaagtataaaatatttacattttttaaaatgggAGGATGTATATATTAGGATAAACAACTTGCCAGTAATTTTACCTAAAAGAAAGAATGGATTTCCATTGCCAATGGTATCAAAATTATTGTTGAGGActattaaaaatttcaatatatatatgtgGTGCAGCTGGTTTTGCTTTCTTTTCCAACATTAACAAAGCTGATGTTCACATGTAGCATCATAATTGTgcttatattaatattatttatggctATCAAAAATCAATATCATACTTCACCATGTGACATCATTAATTTTAATACCATATCATATCTGGCAAAACATGAACATTAATTatcttttctgattttttttttcaatttttcttataaattaCTTCAAAAAGAAACCCACAAAGAAAATGAGATTTTAGGATTTGTAAAGAAACATTcagaaaatagaaattaagGAGAGACAAACCCATGAAAGGACCGAATTGCAATAATATGACAAAGTTGACTTCAAGAAATATGGGAATGGACATAGTGTGggttttcatttaatttttcctTTGAGAATCCAACATTTAAACGTGCCAAGGCCTTTCTACAAAGTATAGCTAATTCCAATAAGTAGatggagtgtttatcccatgcaaccgttgcgccacgtcatttttacatcaagccaatgagcatttgcgatagggaatcttttaattattacttattttttttatcatttaattttccacatggctaacgcacaattggtttgttgcacgaatgacgtggcgcaacggttgtgtgcaataatttttcaagTAGATGTCATGTCTACAACCATGGAGAATTATTATAAACGTATAcgcaataaatattttttttttattttttttgatagagATAGATATATAAGCTAATTACATATACAACATTACAAATATGTACAAATTATACGCTAATCACGCCATTCAGACAATGTTACGTTAAATATATCGCCTTACGAGAGTCGCCATCTTGGCGGGACGATGCCGCATCCATCGCTTCTAACGCTTGTAGCCTTCTTCATAAATCTTCAATAATTTTCATCTTCTTTTTGTCCACGAAGGGATTCGGACCCAGACGCCTTAAAACTTGATGTCTCACTCCTTAATTAAATGAGCTAGAGGTCATTGACGcattaaatatatacaaaatatccaAAATGACATTATACTATCAATTAGAAGAAGtattgcaaataaaaaaatgggttGGGCATCGAATTtggaatttaattaattgattatttaatatgaaaaatgttatttataatattttataatttgtgtgatataaattattagttaaacgtatatttttgtaaaataagaTGCCAttttattgaaaagaaaaatttatttttttgtgtcatatattcttataatactcaaaagtgaaaatagcagatgaatattttttaatagcTATTATcatgtaataattttattactatgaatatttagtaaaattataattttttaaggaaaaatattaaattggtaACCATAATATTAATCTGACAATTTCTTTTTGATCAAGTTCTCAAAAACAAACAGCAATCTTATGGATTATCTGCAAAACCCGTAGGATTTGGCGAGGCAAGCCCATAAAAGTGAATAGACTAACATGAAAGTGGGTAGGGATGTCAACTAAACTAACCAAACTAAACAATCAAATTGGATcgatttgaaattataaaaagatttaattttcagttatgTTCAATTTAGAAATAAACATGTGTCATATACACACATTAATAATGGAGTAACTAAGATTTAATAAAACTGAAGCATAAATATGTACTGTAAAAAATACCTGATCTAAAGTGAAAATAGGGTAAAAAAATAGGGGCCAGAAATGTATTTTTCCTAGATTTTGCTAACACAAATTTCATGTGCGAGCATGAGAATGGATAGGAACAAGGCACATTCATCCATCAACACATTTTATCATGTGTGGCTATTTTAAGGTGGCCAATCTTTATTTTGATTAAGACCACCTTAAACATGTGGTTtaccttaaatttttaataataaaataaaattattcatatcATTTTGAGATTAATTTGCTAGATATGAATATAATCATAATGTAAAGAGTTACACACTACAAGTTCAccaatttttcatattttgcagtttataatttattaaaaatataaatttagttactttttattttataccaTTTCGAAATATGATATAATTTGTTGAGGTGGAAATGGAAAATGACTTCCACTTAACAAATTATTCGGAAAATAGCTCCCGCCTCAGTAGATCATATCAGATTTTAAAACAGTatcaatttaacataaactaaaaattaatatataaatttgatatattttataaattgtaataaattcaaaatatattaaaattgaagattttttaCTATATTAACCTAAAtgtaaaatcaaatatgaaggTTTTTGATGTCACTGCGAATTTGCCACATAAAAGAGGAAAGCTAGTAAAATGacggcttaaggtctgaaaaactaccgacctttcaagtttttttcaatagcaccctcaccttgtaattttttcaatagcaccctattttgtatttctaGCTTTCAATAacactctaaattaaaaaaattagatgatttgattactataaggatgaaaaatttcaaaaaaaactaaatttaaaggtgaaatcatacttttttctaattggacacttttaaacaagtcctttaacttaaaaaaaaatcaaataagttctcgataaatgagtttaatttgatgatttatggtgctattgaaagtcaaaaataaaaaatagggtaaaattgactgttttacaaggtcggggtgctattgaaagccaaaaatacgaaatagggtgctattgaagaaattacaaggtgagggtgcaattgaaaaaaatttgaaaggtcggtagtttttcagaccttaagcctaaAATGACAGGCGAAGCGGAAGCAAGAATTTATACTACAAGGCGATAGATATGAAAATACACGTGGCAGTTTCAACGTGGCCAGATATAATGTTTAGCTGGAGCAAGCTGGAGGGATGACGTGGCAATATGTGGACGTTTCATGTTGACAATCATGTGAAGCTCAGACGTTTGGGTTTGGCCGACAGTGATGCCACGTCTGTTATATGTAATAGGTCAAAAACATCATAGTAGAGGATTGTAGAAGGCATGTAGACCCTACCTTTAGAGAGACGGCGCTTCCACTCGCTACACTTTGCTGCCATTTGGCCTTGATAATTACATCAAACAGATAAACATTACTTTAATTTtgtgtttaaaaaaattgtgtttATAGGACTTAAGTGGTAATTTGATCCTTCAACGTGTAAGTAATGcgtaattaatataaaaattaattttatggataAATTAGTCACTAATTTGTTGATTGGTAACTACTctcattttggcaatttgccccctcaacttgtaagctaattattttttaaattgacaatttgcccCAAATTAATTTGCCCGAAAGTGGTTAATTGCCCATAACTATTAGGTTCGTGACTAATTTGcccataaaatttaatttatgtgttaattgcccattagTTATAAGCGTGCTATACTGACATCAGCATATAGATTCAATCATATTTTTAACCAGAAGttataataaagtttaattgcaccaaaaatcactaacttccgcgtgtttttagtatttaacataatatttttttcttgacaTATTTGACATTAACTTTCACTTTTTAGTATATTTGTCCACGATCgcgtttattttaattttttttatatagatgCAAAAAGACGCCGttaaaacggtgccgtttttaATTCAAAACGGTCCCATAAACAAATatgtgaaaaataaaagttaatgttaaatatgccaaaaagaaaaactatgttaaataccaaaaatacgtgaaagtttgtaatttttaatgCAATTAATCCTATATTATAACTTATGgttaaaaatatgattaaatatGTGTGCTGGTCTCAGGGTAGCACGCTTAAATGGTTACTTTAGGTTTGATATACTTAGGGCCTTTTGTTTGAAGTAGTGGCCCATTTCATTGATTTGGGGCTTATTCATATGACTTTGATCCATATGTTAAGATCATTTATGTTTTTGATGAGAGGATAGTTTCATGTTGGGTGTGCCAAATGAAGTGATcgaaaattgaattaaataaaaaccaaataattaaaaaaatgtcaattttttttattttttttataaaagtctatatattttaattttatctgtaTCATTATGAAActtaatttttcatttcaataacGTCCAATTACGCGATTTTGCTGATGTGGAGCCTACGTGGCGCTGATATGGCAGTGCCACGCATAAGTAAAATCGCgtagttggacataattgaaaaaaaatcttacATTTCATgacaaatagaataaaattaaaagatttaaaattttgtggaatttttataaaaaattcggcctttttttttagttatttggccttaaataaataataaacattttaattatttttttgcttaTTGGCAAAATGGAGAGTGCTTGTGGAAAATCGAACCAGGCCACGACCTAAAAATTTGCTAACCTGTATGAAGTTTTAAGTGAGCAGATTGTATCCATTGAGCCAATTTGTTGGACCGTAGGTGCGATGATTTACTTCACGGGTGAGATCTCTGGTTCAAGTCCAGGATGGCCCAGCTGCGCCAAAGAAAAGATTTTAATATTTACactatttgagttataatttattggtgaacattttgatttattattaaaatttttgcaaaaaatattaGTCGGCaatatatatcaatttttaaaaaaaaacaatcaaactctctctctctctctctctctctctatatatatatatatatatatatatatatatatatatagaagtgTAAGtacattatataatttaatgtagaattaattattaaatatagtaatttttaaatttattttctgtctttatttttttaaaattgttcttaTATTTCAgtaaaacaaaaatccaaaaatcaaaaattaaaccaaacttcATCTCCTTAATTTGATTCGATACCGGATCGGCTTTGTTATTTCACAACTTAACCAACTTAAATAATCGAATGCACCACCACATGCATTTAAGCTCTTGAACATTGTAATTACGTGATGAAATTTGATGAGCTGAGATTTGATATGATTTTGTGCACCAACTAATAATAGGTATGAAATTGACTACCAGTTCATTACATGAAAGGTTGTTTGTTTTCATTCTAATTATTTGTTTGAGCTGAATTTTTTTGCATCAACCTTAATAACAGGCAGAACTATCAGTGATAGCATGAAACTATAATTAGATGTCTTGAAATTTATAGCatactatattttaatttggataCATGAAAAGTTCATTTTAGTTGATAATACATTGGAAGTTAATTATTTCTAAAGGTTGGCATTTCTATATATGTCAGTTAATTGCATGTGGATGCATAAAATATACAGATTAGGGCAAGGCatatctattttctttttcttaaatAAGACGAGATCTAATTTAGGTGtgcatattaataaatttattatatgaaCTCTTAACTACACaacataatttttaatactCCGAATAGTGGAATATGATCAAtgagttataatttaaaattttaaatattatgtgCTATGGACAAAATTTTACTGATATCGTAAGATCAAATTCTCGCATAAACGTCAAAAACCTCCCCTTTCCAGTCCAACgataaaaaagaaacaatgatatataatacatatttttagGTAATTGATTCTTATTATCACCGTGTTTCGCTTGTATTTCGTTTTGGTTATcgtacttggatttgttttattttagttactaatttataatattatttcgaCAGTAAAGATTTTTGTCGATAAAAAAATATCGGagtgattttttgttgattacatGTGTACATAAAATATAAGATGTAAtaggaaaaaataataataaaaaactgATTGTCAATCACTTTTAAACCTTCTGATATTATGGCAATCATATTTTAGTAAGTTAATTGAAATGATGTAAAGTACGATCACCAATTTAAAATAAGTATAATGTACAATAATCTTCATATTCAATTATcctatatattttttagtattttatatttgaaattaaaaaattaaaactgcaTGCATGATTTTGCATAACAATGGTATGTTAAAACTGAGAATCTTTTTCCGATTCAGATATCacaaacataaaaattcaaatgtatATCAATATGGACAgagaacatatatatattattatcagATAATCATTTAggtagaatttttttaattgttaaataagATGTTAACTGTAATTATTATctctaattactaaaaaattctCCATAGTCCATACGTTGACgatattgtaattttaattttattaaattaacaaGAACCAACTAattgcattatatatatatatatatatatatatatatatatatatatatatatatatatatatatatatatatatataaactaaatTCATAACCTGccataaattaaataaagaaaacaaacaaCCGAACACAGGCAGGCCTTGGATTTTCTATTTGGCTGCCACTATATAACTCTATACTTATCTTCATCATCctcttttttattatatttactaACCTTAAAAATGCCTCTGCCTCAAACCTTTAAATTTCATGCAAAGTGTTGTGGTGTTTTTGTCACCTTTCAATGTCTGTTTAAACCCATTAAATATGAGTAGTTCTACTAAACAATTTTTGGCCGGCCACGTATATTATATCCTCTCAACTTTTGATTTTTCTATCTTCTTGTCTTAAATCTATGACTTTGATTCTCATTGTCGTCAATATATGAGTTATTAACTCATGTGCGGTACTAAATCTTTACCCGTAATTTCAACTTAATACCAAAACTTTAATTCGTATCAAAATGATAACCGTAATTTTTAACGATcgtatattttgataaatttaagtaAGTGCATAGTTATACGATATTTGAAGATACAGGAATTTATCCAATTATTATCTACCACGTCAACATGCATCAAGCTGAATTTTTCCAAAACCATAACACGAGGTACTGcttaaatatgaattaaaatttaagtacCAAATTGAAACTACGAGCAAAAAACCGGTACCATAAATGCAAATAATCTTCAACTTGTAGCCTATTTCTTTATCACTATATATCTCTCACCAAGCTTCCAAACTAAAGAATCTCAACAATGACTAACTTTCTTGCAAGAATCACATCTTCTCTATTCAActtaatattatcattttttcttCCTCTTTCTTTAAGTGTTCTTGATCACCGATTCAATTCTTGCTTAACACAAAATCAAATAACCAACTTCACCATATTCAAAGAAAATGACTCCGCATATTACTACACCCTTCTTGATTATTCTATCCAAAATCTTCGTTTTTCAGAGCCCAAAATTCCGAAGCCATTAGCAATTATCTTGCCTAAAACAGTCGACGAGCTAGTAAAAATTGTAGCTTGCTGTAGAGAGGCAGTTCTTGAAATTAGAGTAAGATGCGGTGGCCATAGCTACGAAGGAACGTCGTCAGTAGCCGGCGACGGAGCTAAATTTGTGATAATAGACATGATGAATATGAATAATATTTCAGTTGATCTTGAATCTGAAACTGCTGTAGTGGAAGGCGGCGCGACTCTCGGCGAGACGTATTCGGCCATTGCAGAGGCAAGCAGTGTTCATGGATTCTCAGCTGGATCATGTCCGACAGTTGGCGTCGGCGGACATATCGGAGGAGGCGGGTTCGGGTTATTATCGAGAAAATACGGAGTTGCAGCTGATAATGTAGTTGATGCACTTCTCGTCGACGCTAACGGACGGTTGTTAGATCGGAAAGGTATGGGAGAAGAAGTGTTTTGGGCCATCAGAGGCGGCGGCGGAGGTGGTTGGGGTATTGTTTACGCTTGGAAAATCAAGTTATCAAAAGTTCCACACACCGTGACTTGTTTTATAGTTTCAAGGACCGGCACAAAAGATTACATAGCTAAATTGGTACACAAATGGCAATCTGTTGCACCAAAACTTGATGAAGAATTCTATATCTCATGCTTCGTCGGCGCCGGTTTGCCGGAAACTAAAACCCTAGGAATTTCAGCTACATTCAAAGGGTTTTATCTTGGGTCAAGAACCGAAGCCATGTCAATCTTGAACAAGAATTTCCCTGAATTACGAGTTCACGAACAAGATTATAAAGAAATGAGCTGGATTGATTCAATTCTGTTCTTCGCCGGCTTGAAACAAGGAGCCACCGTCTCCGACTTGAAAAACCGGTATTTGCATGGGAAAAACTATTTCAAAGCGAAATCAGACTACATCAGAACTGAAATTTCTTTTTCCGGTATAAAACTTGCCCTAGATATTCTTGAAAAGGAACCAAAAGGGTACGTTATATTAGACCCTTACGGTGGGAAAATGGATAATATAAGCAGTGAAGCTATTGCATTTCCTCATAGAAAAGGTAATATTTTTGCAATTCAGTATTTAGTGGAATggaaagaaaaggataatattaAAAGTAATGAGTATTTAAATTGGATTAGAGAATTTTATAATGCAATGACACCATTTGTGTCATGGGGTCCAAGGGCAGCTTATATTAATTACATGGACTTTGACATTGGAGTAAATGAAATGATCAAGGAGAAGAATATTTTATCTCAGGATCATGCAGTGGAGATTGCTAGGGTTTGGGGTGAAAAATATTTCTTGGGAAATTTTGATAGGTTGGTTAGAGCAAAGACAATTATTGATCCTGATAATGTTTTCAGGAATCAACAGAGTATTCCTCCACTTGGTTCCAAAGCTGAAATCTAATACACATTAGAACCTTGTATAATTCATCTTTTGAATTCTAAATTTTGTCTGCAAgcatttttttaagattttttttatttgaatgggTGGAGTTTAAAtacggaaaaatattatttatcaacatatatatatatctcatTTGCCGAAcatatcattttattaaaactttTATTAGTTTGGTTGATCATTTTTCAAGTGTAGCCAATTATATTTAGACTTAGTTTGTAGCCGATTTGGCACAATGTTGTATATGGCAAATAAGATAGATTTTGGTCAAGCAAACATATAATTTTGTGCATGCCAGTTCTAAACAAGttgtatgtatatttcaaaaAGGTTAAAAGAATAATGGATCTGTCAAAATTTCCAAATTACGGTATGTTTGGCCACCGATATAATTGTGGGCAGACAATTACAAATacctataaaatatttatatttgaaaatttattaaaataagcaATGTGCATAAAAATTTCAGtgtagaaaataatttattatgttttttagtcttattattttatcatatacaaaaatataaaaatttaaattaaattaaaagtgtagattttaaattatgaaattatgaaacaatatttttataaataagttaaatatttaatttctttaatattttgtacaAAAAGTTATAAGAGTGTTTTTGAAGAAATATTGTTGAAAGGGGgccaattatataaaatttaaatataagaatTGTATTTTAGAAAGTGGaagatttttttagaaaaaaattaaagccaGGGTCGTCCATAATTGGCATGCTCTGGCTCATATAATTTCAAATAagtgatatatttataaattataatttaaaatggtaataaataaaaactgcTATTCGTAGCTGTTTCAAGACGATATAAAACTTGTTGTGatattcatcaaaaaagaaACTTGTTGTGAAATTTAACCAGTGTTGTAACTTGTTTCATGCAGCCACCTGATTTTTCAGAGTTTAATGCTCTAATTTTTGGTAGACAATCTACTGCTCCCACATtttcaaatccaaaatttcttCCACCAATCTCATGTATTTTCTGacaaaagtaaaagaaaagcAAACCGAAAACTGAATCAGAATTTTTCTTCGATTTGATATCATAAAAgaaatttggtttttaattcggttcggttatgaaagttaaaataataacaGCTATGTTTTGtataaaacaaaccaaaaatttGAACCTAACGAAAGAATCAACTGACCGACTAatttatgtttggtttgatttgaaaaaGTTTACATCCTTATAAATTCGATCcagtttgttttttaaaaaaataaaaaattttattcTGTTCGAACTACATTGTTCGTGGCCGGACTTGCACGGGCTCGGACCGGGCCCAACTAGGCTTGACTATTTTTAATACAAGCTCGAGCCCTGTTCGGGTCTCATATTTACTATCCAAATCCGGCCCGTGCATTAATTCATACAGGCTTGGGCCGGATTTTTACAAgcttaaatggaaaattatataataataaaagtcCCCGCCCGTCCGTAAAAAAATCAGACTTATTGCAAGCTCGAACACTAACCGGGCTTAAGATAGAAATTAAATGTCCAAACACAGACCAAATAAGACGGGCTTGGACCGATCAGACAAGTATCCAGGCCCTGATTTAGTTGGAACCAAATTACACACCCTTTGTGAGagacaagaaaaacaaaaacaatataaGAATACTTAAAATCACTTGGAGAACACTTGTCAAATTTCCAATAACCATGCCTACATACTCTTGTTTAGTGTAGGATCGAAACTGATAACGTAGCTAGTAAAATAAAGGCAGTAAAGCGGCTTGAATTCATTAGGATAGGAAACAAGTAATCATT
This window of the Mercurialis annua linkage group LG5, ddMerAnnu1.2, whole genome shotgun sequence genome carries:
- the LOC126683081 gene encoding berberine bridge enzyme-like D-2 encodes the protein MTNFLARITSSLFNLILSFFLPLSLSVLDHRFNSCLTQNQITNFTIFKENDSAYYYTLLDYSIQNLRFSEPKIPKPLAIILPKTVDELVKIVACCREAVLEIRVRCGGHSYEGTSSVAGDGAKFVIIDMMNMNNISVDLESETAVVEGGATLGETYSAIAEASSVHGFSAGSCPTVGVGGHIGGGGFGLLSRKYGVAADNVVDALLVDANGRLLDRKGMGEEVFWAIRGGGGGGWGIVYAWKIKLSKVPHTVTCFIVSRTGTKDYIAKLVHKWQSVAPKLDEEFYISCFVGAGLPETKTLGISATFKGFYLGSRTEAMSILNKNFPELRVHEQDYKEMSWIDSILFFAGLKQGATVSDLKNRYLHGKNYFKAKSDYIRTEISFSGIKLALDILEKEPKGYVILDPYGGKMDNISSEAIAFPHRKGNIFAIQYLVEWKEKDNIKSNEYLNWIREFYNAMTPFVSWGPRAAYINYMDFDIGVNEMIKEKNILSQDHAVEIARVWGEKYFLGNFDRLVRAKTIIDPDNVFRNQQSIPPLGSKAEI